The genomic region TTCCTTACTGGAGCTTTTTTTGTCCTGATTTCCTGCCACTAAACTAAAGATATGTGAAGCACATGAGTCGGGCTGATGTTGTCACAGCTCTGGCAGGTTTCTAGAACATTAGGACAAGGAGTGGTGGGGGAACAAATGTTTAGAGCAGTGTTAAGGTGGAACTTCTGGCCTCATAATGGAaaagccctttattgtcattgtacatgtacaaagaAATCGTGAAACCTGAATTTGCCGTCAGTTTCTAATTTTCTTTTGAATCCCTGCAGGTATGGTGAACACAGCAGTCCATTCTGCGTCTCAGTGGTGGACAACTGTCGGCGCGGTAATGGGGAATTATCCCGCCGCATCCATGAAGCTGTGGAACGGGCGAGTCTCGAGGTCCCATCAGGAAGCTCATCAGATGAGGATGAAGATGGAGGTGGAGACAACAGCATGAGCACGactaccagcagcagcagcctttcaaccCTCTGCCCTCAAATCCCACCCATGAACAGTGAACCCAAAACCATTCCGACTGTTAGCAACCCCAACAGTGTTTACAGGGTGAGTTCAATATATGAAATGCAGGACAATTTAAAGCCTCCCAAGCTTGTTttatgacgatgatgatggtaGTGTTTTATATCTTAACATATTCTCTGTAAGCTCATTAACATGAGACTTGGAAAAAGTAGGCTTCCTGAAAGTGCAAGTTGATTGACCATCTTCAGGAGCAGGtttttagccaaaaaaaaaaaaatgtaattctgctgaataacatttttaaagctaGAGCTTTGCAAAGTATTTTTAGTAACTTCTCTAAGAGATCTCAGGTTTTCTAAATGACTTTGTTGTACCTGTCTTCAGTTCAGCGAGTTCTCTCCAGGTGCCCCTCAGAGCTGGCTGAGGGAGAAGCGGAAAGGCTTTCCAGGAGACATGTTCCCACCTCATGGCGCTCCTGCTGGAGCCCACTTCTCAAGCCAGAAAGGCTTCAGATCCTATCGAGCCACGTTCACCTTCACTGGGCCTCGTGTTGACAAGTACCACTGGGTCAGCAAATCGCGATCCTAGCCTTAAAGCTACAAACCAGAATCTGGTTCCTGCTGATGTCGGATTTAGGCCACACACTTTGTACATCTTTTAAAGGATAAGCTTATTTGTACCTGATTTAAAGTAATGCTGTTTAAGTATGTTTTTAAGATGTGAAAAttgatattttaaataattcttCACTCtaattgtcttttttaaattaaagtgtgAATAAAGTAACATTGACCTGTCattgaaaagaaataaatagatTCATGCCAGCTCTACTGGCCATAACATgtcttgttttggttttttctccctctcttaaACAGTTTTAGTTAACCTAACATTTAGGACTTTTAGATAAAACATCCAAAAgttctttgaaaaacactgaatcTATATTTACCTGTAAAGCGGGTCAGTCTGGAAGGAAATACAGCTGCgctggtgtgtgtggtggttgtACTGGTAGTGTAGTTAGTGATTAGCGTGTAAGAACAATCAGCTAACGACACTGCCTATACAGCCACCCCAATCACACTGACCATCAGAAACTTGTAATCTTGCAGTAAATGCTTGTTgtaataaaatgta from Astatotilapia calliptera chromosome 10, fAstCal1.2, whole genome shotgun sequence harbors:
- the btg4 gene encoding protein BTG4, with amino-acid sequence MKEEIAAAVFFLARLVKRYGCLDNDSRERFAASLTSLLFENYKNHWHPSAPARGQAYRCLRMNSVRLQDPVLEQVCERSGVRYEDLGLPQELTVWVDPGEVSCRYGEHSSPFCVSVVDNCRRGNGELSRRIHEAVERASLEVPSGSSSDEDEDGGGDNSMSTTTSSSSLSTLCPQIPPMNSEPKTIPTVSNPNSVYRFSEFSPGAPQSWLREKRKGFPGDMFPPHGAPAGAHFSSQKGFRSYRATFTFTGPRVDKYHWVSKSRS